Sequence from the Camelus bactrianus isolate YW-2024 breed Bactrian camel chromosome 21, ASM4877302v1, whole genome shotgun sequence genome:
AGGCCCTACTGTAGAGGTAGGAGAGACTGCCAGGGGTCCACCAAAATCCCGTCTCCCCTTCTTCCTCGGCATCCAGCTGCATACACTTCCCAGTTGCGGCTGGCTGGGCCGTGTGACCGAGTCTTAGCCAATGGCAGTGAGTAAAGGAAAGGGGGGTGCTTTCCAGGTCCAGGGGTTGCCCACCTGGCCTCACCTCTGTGCTCCTCCCCGTCTACCCCCTCCACCATCAGGAGGCAGAACACAATGCGTCTCGGGACACGGTGGAGCCCCAAgaaggaaggagcctgggtccccgAGTGATGGTGTGGAAGAAAGTCAACACTCTAGACTGATTACCCACCCAGGACTGAtttgtgagcaagaaataaacccgTGTTCAGCTACCGACGTTTGAGAGGTCTGCTGTCACAGCCTGCTCGCTCTCCCACCCAAGGCCTGCATGTTTACCCTCCCACAGGGCCGGGACCCACTTTCCCCGATGCCTTCATTGCCTCTGATGAAAAACAGAGCTCAGCCTGCTCTGGACAGCTGATAGACAGCGGCTTATGATCCAGGACAAATGGGTTAATGGAAATGAGACTTCACAGAGGAATAAAAGCCATCTGTGAGAACTGGGAACATATACAATGAattctaaaaaacaaaccaaTGTCTTTAAAGCAGTTTTTTCAAGCTTCATTTTCAGGTTTCTGTGAGATCTGAGGGTCACCTTCTCTCTTTTTAACTAGAATTAGCAGAGGACGAAAGCGTTTCTTTAGCTCTGCTTTGGGGGAAACATTTGAGGAAAGCATTTTCTTAATGACTCCGGAATACTGGTAAAGGGCCTCAGAGATCCTCTGACCAACGTCTTCCTTTGCAGCGAAGGAGCCCTGACCCAGTGCCTTGCCCCAGGCTACACAGACGGCACCCTCGGGGCCAGCGGTCACCCCTCTCAGCTACCAAAGCCTGTACCTTCTACCACAGGGGGGCTTCCCTGGGGCCAAAGCAGAGAGCAGTGCAGTCCCCCTGGAAAGCACAAGCTCTCTGAAATCAAACAAACTTGGGTTCACACCTTGCCCCGCCATGCACcggctctgtgaccctgggccagTTCCTTGACCTTTCTGAGCCAAGGTgcctttttaaaatcagagatAATGATTCccatagtcgttcgttcatttgcaTATTCATTCAACCTTTCAAGGTGTGTAGTGTGTGTCGAGCACTGCATTAGGCTCTGATGCTGGAATGCTGAAGAGCGGGTGAGCAAGAGAGACCAGACCTCTTGGAGCCAATGTTTTATTGGCTTTGATCTTGTGAAAAAATCTAGACAGTGCCTGCTGCACGTCACCATCCACCAGTGGCAAATAAGAAGGGTTGCCATGGTCATTACCAGCACGCCCTCACCTGCCTGGCTGTTCCGGGTACTTCTGCTTGGTGTACGCCTCGAGGGTGGCGTAAACTTTCTCTCGCAGAGTCTCTACCTCGGAGGGGTTGGACAGACCCTTGGCATCTGAAAAAGATGACGATTTTAACCACTGGTTACACACCTCTGCTGGACACCCCACTACAAAGGCTGTCCCCATTCACTACACAGGCCACCTCCCATGGAGTGACCAGAGACACGCTGGATGGGGGACAATTGTGAAAAACACAAAGCTGGTTCTTTGTGCCCCAGCTCTCCTTTCTGTACCCCAACTATCCAATAAACTCTTGGGGCAAAAATACCCACCACTGACTCCAGGGAGGGGAGTTTTATTCTACTGAGTGCTTACCAAGTGCTAAGCATGGACTGAGTGAAGGGATGGGGTTACAAAACCCTGACAGGCCCACGTCCTATTTCAATTATCTGACCACCTAATTCAGGAGATGGAGCGCGTGCATAAATCACCATGTAATTCTGAAAGCTTCTCTTTCTTAACCCCCAGCAGCATCTGACGTGGCAGATCACTTCCTCTTTCTTAAATTGCTTTTCTTCCCTGGGCCCCCAGGACCCCACTCTCTCGTTCTTCCCTGTctcactcactttctttgcaacATCTAAATGTCGCCAGTGCCCCAGggctcagccctcagccctgtTCTCCGCTCTGCCTCGGTGTGCCCCCCTGATGAGTGCATACCAGTCTCAGAGCCCGGCATGCCAGGTCTAGGCTGACGGCTCTCAAACGTACGTCTCAGGTCCTCTTCTCTGAACTCCAGACTCATGTAAACAATTGCTTCTTGGACAGCTACCCAGATCTGAATGTCTGGGTAAAGACATTCATTCAGCTGCATACAGTCCCCAGTCCCCTTTGCAGCTGGCTGGGCTGCTTGATTGAGACTTGGCCAATGGCAGTGAGTAAAAGGAGGAGGACCCATTCCAGGTCTAGGTGTTTCCTACCCACCCACCCTTAGGAGCCCCATTTCAGTCCATGAAAAATCTGCTTTTCCAACTgctcaggaaaacaaaaaaatcctaagaattatatttaataccTCTCTTTGTTTCACACCTTACATGCAATTCATCAGCAAATCCCACTGGCTTTGCCTAAAAATACATTCAGAACCCGACCATGTTTTAACACCTCCTTTACTACTACCCCAGGCCTCTGTCCTCGCCTGTCTTCCCCACACGCCCCTCAGCATGCGCACTCCTAGTCCACCCGACACACTTTTTTCAAGACGGCTGGAGGAGCACAGGCCATGAAGAGTCGGCGCTCTGCCCTCCCCAAGGGCAGGTTTCCTGGCCCTGCCTTCTCTGTCTCAGCCAAGCTAGGGGACCACAAGACATCAGCGCACTGGGGGCCGACCACGGAGAAGGGCTACGCACTACGCAGTCACCTGGGTTAAACAGCACGATGGCTCGCAGGCACCCCAGCTCCGACTTATCCATCTGCATGTCTTTCATCTTGGAGACCAGCTCGGTGAGGACTCTGTTCGCAGGAAACGATGGCAGGTGATGAGAAGATCATGAGTACCAGGCCAAGGGCTGATAAAATGGATGCAACCCGTACTTATTATACACCCACCCCATTTTCTAGATGATGTGCCAGGTGCTAGGGGCACAAAGATGAGTCAGATGCAGCCCCTGATGTCAAGGAGCTCACGGCCGAATTGAAGGAGGAGACACAGAAGCAACACATAGCAGCAGCCCAAAGCCAATAAGCGGCATGGTGAGGGTCCCggggagcaccaaggggagggcAGTGAGCTCAGAGAGGGCGCTGCAAAGGCGGCCTAGAGGACTGGGAAACTGGTAGAAATGCAGCCAGCAAAGGAGGGCGAGGGCTTCGCACGTCCGGAAGAACACAGCGGAGGACGGTGTTCAGTGATGGGGGGAAATCTCCAGGCACCATCAAGAGGGCTGAGTTCACAGAAGACCACGTTGGTCTCCGTGTGGAACATGTTGTGGGCAAAGGCAGGGAAAGAGTAGAGACAGCTTAAGTAGACATGCACTTGGCCCTGGAAGGCCACTTATAATGGTGTTAGAAAGGGACCACGGAGCTCAGGCATTGGACAGAGAGACTGTTCTCAACCTCATCCTTCTTTTTGCCAGTTCTCCACCCTGTCACCCCCAAGGCATTCATCTCTACTCATTCCACTCAGCTCTTTAAATCACCTGGCTTAATTTCCCTTTAGCACCACTGAAGGCACAGAATCCCAGACTGAGGCTGTTGCTGCCTGACGGTGGTAGGTCTTCTCCTGCTGCTGGCCTCCCCCAGGGACCCTGGTGCAGCGTCTAGCAAACCCTTCAGCTCATCTTTCCTGGACTCCTAACATCAGATCCTGCACCCTTCTTCCCATCCTGCCTCCTAGGAAAGGCATTTCAAGCTCCCCTCTTCCACCTTACTGGGTACTGTCAATAATCCAGTCTCTTTCTTGGAAACCCACTGGGATCACAGATTCTTTCGTCTGCCAGTAACTGTTGGCCTGGGGCTCCACCTCTCTATCAACCTTTCTTTTAATCCCTTCTCATTCCCCAGGTTTATGTTTTAGATGCTGAATGGTCTCTGCTTCCAGCCACATACAGCTGTGTGGGCCATCCATCCCCCATCTCAGCATTACCCACAGGGACCTgcccacacgtgcacacacgtacacacacacaagcactgGAGGCAGAAGAGAGCCACCTGTCAAAGATGGAGCCGACCCCAGCGCTGTGGGCACTGCTCCGGTGGACGTGTAAACCCGTGGCCAGAAGGATGCCATCCTGCACAGAAACTGAGCGGTGGGAAAAGGAGGCGATGAGCAATTCATTCCACCCTGCAAGGATAAGAAGGGAGCCTTGAGGGACACCTGACCGCACTCTTGCTTCGTTGATAATCATCCAGGTTCTTATATTATCATGCCTTGGCATAAAAGTAGAACCAGAAATCCAGGGAGGTCAAAAACTAGTTCCGGACAACGCCAAAGTCAGTGAAGAAACAAAGGATAAGACTGAGGTCCTCTGACTTGTGGCTCTGCCCATCTCCCACCAtctccccagtgcagcccagaATGGCAACTTGAGGACAAACACTCTTTTTCTCCCCAAGTCCATCAACAAATATGGATTGAAGATTTAACAGGTAATAGTCACTATGTTAGCTGCCACGGTGGATAAAGCGAGGACACTGTGCAGTCTTTGCCCCCAGGACCTGGCAACCTAGTTTTGTATCTCTGACATTGTCTAGGGGGACCCAGCACTGTATACAGCTTTCTGTCAACACTCAGGGATCACTCATTATCTAACAGGGATGAAATGAGTGGCCTGGCTCCCAAGGCTCAGCCAATCTTCATGAAATTTCCCTGCTGGCTCAGTGACAAAGAGGAGATTTGGCATATGCCAACTGCACCGTGTCCCAGAAATGGGAGGCAGGGGAGATTACAGCACAGAGCATCTTAAAATAGGAAGGGACCCCGGAATCCATCTGGTACAAGCCTGAGCAAAAATATTTGGCTTCCCGTgcttcacctgtgaaatgggactaTCTCTATTGTTCCAGTTTCATAACAATAAAGAGACACAGCTTCAGACTgtcctcaataaaaatgtttgaactgtctttgaaaattaaatgcaaattataaaGCCAGGGTAAAATCTGCATGGAAAAAGAATCTTCCTCCTCCATTAACAAATAGCGTTTCATCTGGGAATGAAGGGTTTGGGGAAGGGCCATCCAAATTTGAACccacaaataatataaaaaagaacaaccTTGCATAGAGTTATCCTGTCACAACAAGGTGCACAGCTTGGACAGGTTACAGACCCAACAGATTGCTTGTTTTACGATCCCAAGTGCTAATTTCAAAGTGGCAGCCCCAGTGCTTGTCCCCAGAAGAAAGGATCCTTCTGTCCTTTTCCTTTACCTGCCCGGAGCAGAATGACCTGGTCCTCCAAGGTGAGGTCAGAGAAGTGGGGGATGCGCTTGGCCCATTCAACGAGCGTGAACAGCTGCTTATCAGCAGCATGGCATATGTTGGTGACAGGGTCATTCGTCTGAAAGGAGAACAAAGGACTCTGAAGGAAAGGCTCTGGGACTCAGACAcaaccccttccccacctccagccccatccAGGAGATGGGAGATAGGGGAAGCCCCAAGACCACATACCGAGTTTTCCGTGTTCATGTCACCGTAGGATTCCGTCTTTGGTTCAACGGCAAGTTCAGCTTCTAGAATCCTCTCCACAGGCATGTCTTCATGGCCGCTGCTGGCACACTCTGCCTCACTCTCTGCCCGCTCCCGgcttctctgcctctcttcttgcaCAGCTGGCAGGAACAAGGATGTGCAGCTGTTACTGTAGGCCCAGGACAACTGTGGGAAAGTTAGTTACCTacctaagcctcagtctcctcatctgtaaaatgggcatcatCATGGTGATGAATCAGGGACCTTGTATTGTTAACAGATGAAACCAAGAAAGCAGAGCTGTTTGGTTATGCCTGTGCTGAACTATGGGTTTTTTAGTCCATATTCTTTCCAGTTCATTTTGGTGACCACGCTAAGAAGCGTACATTGTAAGCTTGAATAACCTCCAGTTCTGCCCTTTCTTTTAATGACCCACTGTCTCCTTACACTCAGTCTCCCGTATCCTTCCTCCACCTGCTACCTCAAATAAACCGTGAGCATGCAACAGTTAAGTAGCAAGCACATTACTCTAAAAACTCCTTCTGTCAGATCCTATGCATCATCCTTGGCATTCACGTCCCATTAGGTCTGCCCCCAGTGCACCGGCCTGAACGCAGCATCACCTGATCTGACTTGTCAGGGAAGATCTTCGGGGAGCCATGTGAGTATCTAGTCAGTGAAAGGGTGGAGGAATGTCACCTAGATGACATTTCAGAATCAGCAGCCGAAttagaggggtggggaagggtacATAGGGAAAGGGGTAGGCTGGAATTATCTCAGCCTCCCAAAACTTAGGGTTTCTATCAAAGAACCCCCTGGGTCTATACATTAGGATGTCAGGCAGACCCCCTCCCCAATTCTGTCCTCTTCATTGGGAGAACAGTCTCTATTGGGTTAGTTCCCATCCTTTCAAAAGCTACAGTTTGCATCTTCTTATTCTCAGTAGCAATAAGCAGAATGCAatattaaaacagattttttttttaatcccaaggATCAAGGAAATTCTACTCTAAGCAGGTAGCTAAGCCGGAACTCGGGGACAGCTACTCCATCAGCCACTTCAGcctcccatctcctctcccctcctccccatcgtCCACTCTCCG
This genomic interval carries:
- the RXRG gene encoding retinoic acid receptor RXR-gamma isoform X2 — protein: MSYPSTSPGSLVKHICAICGDRSSGKHYGVYSCEGCKGFFKRTIRKDLIYTCRDNKDCLIDKRQRNRCQYCRYQKCLVMGMKREAVQEERQRSRERAESEAECASSGHEDMPVERILEAELAVEPKTESYGDMNTENSTNDPVTNICHAADKQLFTLVEWAKRIPHFSDLTLEDQVILLRAGWNELLIASFSHRSVSVQDGILLATGLHVHRSSAHSAGVGSIFDRVLTELVSKMKDMQMDKSELGCLRAIVLFNPDAKGLSNPSEVETLREKVYATLEAYTKQKYPEQPGRFAKLLLRLPALRSIGLKCLEHLFFFKLIGDTPIDTFLMEMLETPLQIT